A window from Candidatus Ozemobacteraceae bacterium encodes these proteins:
- the cobS gene encoding adenosylcobinamide-GDP ribazoletransferase, producing the protein MSGIRTFLAAVQFLTTLPVSTAFTSDEIGRSAPWFPVVGLAVGGLVAIADLAARNVGLPWSVRTVLAVAMLAVLSGGLHLDGLADTADGFFSSRTPDRILEIMRDSRIGSMGVLALALVLGLKAAAIAELAQGGARTGALLLAPVFGRALQVAGLTWMPYARPEGGLASVFLPHRSIYFGIISCAIPALSAGLVFGRTFALALAAAVSLLVAWWARACRNTIGGMTGDTLGALSELGEALVLVVFAWNLPDGGRCG; encoded by the coding sequence ATGAGCGGCATCAGGACGTTTCTCGCGGCAGTCCAGTTTCTCACGACGCTTCCCGTGTCGACCGCGTTCACATCGGACGAGATCGGACGATCGGCGCCCTGGTTCCCGGTCGTCGGGCTGGCCGTGGGAGGGCTCGTCGCGATCGCCGATCTCGCCGCGCGGAACGTCGGACTGCCCTGGTCGGTCCGCACGGTCCTTGCCGTCGCGATGCTCGCGGTTCTGAGCGGGGGTCTGCATCTGGACGGCCTTGCCGACACAGCCGACGGCTTTTTCAGCTCGAGAACCCCCGACCGGATTCTCGAAATCATGCGCGACAGCCGCATCGGATCGATGGGCGTCCTCGCGCTGGCCCTGGTGCTCGGCCTGAAGGCGGCGGCGATCGCGGAACTGGCGCAGGGCGGTGCGCGGACGGGAGCGCTCCTGCTCGCGCCGGTGTTCGGCCGCGCCCTTCAGGTGGCGGGCCTGACCTGGATGCCGTATGCCCGCCCCGAGGGCGGCCTGGCCTCCGTCTTTCTCCCGCATCGATCAATATATTTCGGTATAATATCATGTGCGATTCCGGCCTTGTCTGCCGGTCTCGTGTTCGGCCGGACGTTCGCCCTGGCGCTCGCCGCGGCCGTCTCGCTGCTGGTCGCCTGGTGGGCGCGGGCCTGCCGCAACACCATCGGCGGCATGACCGGCGACACGCTCGGAGCCCTGAGCGAACTCGGCGAAGCCCTCGTCCTGGTCGTCTTCGCCTGGAACCTTCCGGACGGGGGGAGATGCGGATGA
- the cobT gene encoding nicotinate-nucleotide--dimethylbenzimidazole phosphoribosyltransferase: MTALSFALPATIAAITPADDAWRARARERLSNLTMPTWAMGRVMDLALDVAGMTRSLAPRLDRRAVVVMAGDHGVTAEGVSPYPSEVTVQMMRNFIAKGAGINAVAGVVTADVLVVDMGVAGDVSDLAAAGRIISNPIAKGTANLAKTAAMTREQAVASIEAGIALAGRLAPDYDLFGLGEMGIGNTTPSSAITAVFCNEPPERVTGRGTGVDNAGLRRKISVIQAALDLHAPDPSDPVGVLAAVGGFEIGGLAGLILGAAAAKKPVLVDGFITTAAALLAQALAPDARDYMIAAHRSVEPGHILALKKLRLEPLLDLGLRLGEGTGAALAMPLVLAARAVLTDVATFGEADVTTAESVFAS, from the coding sequence ATGACTGCGCTATCTTTTGCACTTCCGGCGACGATCGCCGCCATCACCCCCGCCGACGACGCCTGGCGCGCACGTGCGCGCGAGCGGCTTTCGAACCTCACGATGCCGACGTGGGCCATGGGCCGCGTCATGGATCTGGCGCTCGACGTCGCGGGCATGACCCGCTCCCTGGCCCCGCGGCTCGACAGGCGCGCCGTCGTCGTCATGGCCGGCGATCACGGCGTGACGGCCGAAGGGGTCAGCCCCTATCCCTCCGAGGTCACGGTCCAGATGATGCGCAACTTCATCGCGAAGGGCGCCGGCATCAACGCCGTGGCCGGGGTCGTCACCGCCGATGTGCTGGTCGTCGATATGGGGGTGGCCGGCGATGTATCCGACCTCGCCGCCGCGGGCCGCATCATCTCCAACCCGATCGCCAAGGGAACGGCCAACCTGGCGAAAACGGCGGCCATGACGCGGGAACAGGCCGTCGCGAGCATCGAAGCCGGCATCGCCCTGGCCGGCCGCCTGGCGCCCGACTACGACCTGTTCGGTCTCGGCGAGATGGGAATCGGCAACACCACCCCCAGCAGCGCGATCACGGCCGTCTTCTGCAACGAGCCCCCCGAGCGCGTGACAGGCCGCGGAACCGGCGTCGACAATGCCGGGCTTCGCCGCAAGATTTCGGTCATCCAGGCTGCCCTCGATCTGCACGCTCCCGACCCATCCGACCCCGTCGGGGTGCTGGCGGCCGTCGGCGGATTTGAGATCGGCGGCCTCGCGGGCCTCATCCTGGGCGCCGCCGCCGCGAAAAAGCCCGTGCTGGTCGACGGGTTCATCACCACCGCGGCCGCGCTGCTGGCCCAGGCGCTCGCCCCCGATGCGCGCGACTACATGATCGCCGCGCACAGAAGCGTCGAGCCCGGCCACATCCTCGCCCTGAAAAAACTCCGGCTCGAACCGCTTCTCGACCTTGGTCTGCGGCTCGGCGAAGGGACCGGCGCGGCTCTCGCGATGCCGCTCGTTCTCGCCGCACGCGCCGTTCTGACCGATGTGGCCACCTTCGGCGAGGCCGACGTGACCACGGCCGAGAGCGTCTTTGCCTCCTGA
- the cbiR gene encoding cobamide remodeling phosphodiesterase CbiR, producing the protein MTHVRADALCLKGLFDFRLGTTSYIIPDDILPNVRWLAPRIDDVELVLFESDAFSNLPSPDAVRELAEIAEEHALSYTVHFPLDVAFGHPDPETRRESLDGCLRLVDRMEPLSPFAYVVHFTGDRRSQTPADDMRRWLDGHRDALERLAGRVGSRRLCAETLEYPFDLVLPVVEELDLAVCLDIGHLMLTGRDVANHFDRLAGRTRIVHAHGIIDGQDHKSLAACDAGVLSGIARGLAQRSGDPVVLTMEIFSESDFHDSMRVMRDLCRSLPGRGEAM; encoded by the coding sequence ATGACACATGTGCGCGCAGACGCGCTCTGTCTGAAGGGGCTGTTCGACTTCAGGCTCGGGACGACCTCATATATTATTCCTGATGATATACTACCGAACGTGCGATGGCTCGCGCCCCGCATCGACGACGTCGAACTGGTCCTGTTCGAGTCGGACGCGTTTTCCAACCTGCCGTCGCCGGACGCCGTCAGGGAGCTCGCGGAGATCGCGGAAGAGCACGCGCTGAGCTACACGGTCCATTTCCCCCTCGACGTCGCTTTCGGGCACCCCGATCCGGAGACCCGCCGCGAATCTCTCGACGGCTGTCTGCGCCTCGTCGACCGCATGGAGCCGCTGTCACCGTTCGCCTACGTCGTGCATTTCACCGGGGACCGGCGCAGTCAGACGCCCGCGGACGACATGCGGCGATGGCTCGACGGGCATCGAGATGCGCTCGAGCGGCTTGCCGGAAGGGTCGGTTCGCGGCGTCTCTGCGCCGAGACGCTGGAGTATCCGTTCGATCTCGTCCTGCCCGTCGTCGAGGAGCTCGATCTCGCCGTCTGTCTCGACATCGGTCATCTGATGCTGACGGGACGGGATGTCGCGAACCACTTCGACCGGCTGGCCGGGCGGACCCGCATCGTTCACGCGCACGGCATCATCGACGGCCAGGACCACAAATCGCTCGCCGCCTGCGATGCCGGCGTTCTGTCGGGGATTGCGCGCGGATTGGCCCAACGGTCGGGCGACCCCGTCGTTCTGACGATGGAGATCTTCTCCGAAAGCGATTTTCACGACTCGATGCGGGTGATGCGCGATCTGTGTCGGTCGCTTCCGGGGCGCGGGGAGGCGATGTGA
- the cobU gene encoding bifunctional adenosylcobinamide kinase/adenosylcobinamide-phosphate guanylyltransferase: MAGITLVTGGARSGKSDHALSLVLGPRDGTAVFVATAEAFDDEMRQRIEKHRRERPADMPTIEAPVDLAGALRSLPAGTGIAVIDCLTVWMSNLMHHLGPDADSYRPVQELLEFIERPPCDLVFVTNEVGLGIVPENAMARRFRDLAGGLNRAVAARADRVIFMVCGIPVQAKPPVAGAKEK; the protein is encoded by the coding sequence ATGGCCGGAATCACCCTCGTCACGGGCGGCGCCCGCAGCGGAAAGAGCGATCATGCGCTGAGCCTGGTCCTCGGGCCGCGCGACGGAACGGCGGTTTTCGTGGCGACGGCCGAAGCGTTCGACGATGAGATGCGGCAGAGGATCGAAAAGCACCGCCGGGAGCGGCCCGCAGACATGCCCACCATCGAGGCCCCTGTCGACCTGGCGGGGGCCCTGCGAAGCCTGCCCGCCGGAACAGGGATCGCGGTCATCGACTGCCTCACGGTCTGGATGAGCAACCTGATGCATCATCTCGGACCGGACGCGGATTCGTATCGGCCGGTACAGGAGCTTCTCGAGTTCATCGAGCGCCCGCCGTGCGACCTGGTCTTCGTGACCAACGAGGTCGGGCTCGGCATCGTTCCGGAAAACGCCATGGCGAGACGTTTCCGCGACCTGGCCGGGGGACTGAACCGGGCCGTCGCGGCCCGCGCCGACCGCGTGATTTTCATGGTGTGCGGCATTCCGGTGCAGGCGAAACCGCCGGTCGCCGGCGCGAAGGAGAAGTGA
- a CDS encoding ATP-binding cassette domain-containing protein: MRGGSLVVTGVTKRFNGRSVLDELGLNIDAGAATVLFGASGCGKSTLLRLIAGFDAPDSGTITVGDAEVSSPGRIVPPWLRNVGMLFQGDALWPHLTIAEQVRMVAEAAPNRLPEERIREFGDRLEISSLWNRFPGDLSGGEARRAALIRTLAAIPALLLLDEPFAHLDETSQHLVADVIRDWHAATGATLLIVSHESSLVSSMCRLRLDAGRIRPQANFSYSSQKEHDTLPVYSHTRCRSC; this comes from the coding sequence ATGAGAGGCGGATCGCTCGTCGTAACGGGCGTCACGAAGAGATTCAACGGTCGCTCCGTTCTCGACGAACTGGGGCTGAACATCGACGCGGGTGCGGCGACCGTGCTGTTCGGGGCGTCGGGCTGCGGAAAGAGCACTCTGCTCAGGCTCATCGCGGGCTTCGATGCCCCGGACTCCGGCACGATCACGGTTGGCGATGCCGAGGTGTCGTCACCCGGCCGAATCGTCCCGCCCTGGCTGCGGAACGTCGGGATGCTGTTCCAGGGCGATGCGCTGTGGCCGCATCTGACGATTGCCGAGCAGGTCCGCATGGTTGCGGAAGCCGCGCCGAACCGCCTTCCCGAAGAGCGGATCAGGGAATTCGGGGACCGGCTTGAAATCTCATCTCTGTGGAACCGGTTTCCCGGCGACCTTTCCGGCGGGGAAGCCCGTCGCGCCGCGCTGATACGCACCCTGGCCGCGATTCCGGCCCTTCTGCTGCTTGACGAGCCGTTCGCCCACCTCGATGAAACCTCCCAGCATCTCGTCGCCGACGTCATCCGTGACTGGCACGCCGCAACCGGAGCGACGCTTCTCATCGTTTCCCATGAATCCTCGCTTGTATCTTCCATGTGCCGTCTTCGGCTCGATGCCGGCCGCATCAGGCCTCAGGCGAACTTCTCCTACTCGTCGCAAAAGGAACACGACACTCTTCCCGTATACTCGCATACTCGATGCCGTTCGTGCTGA
- a CDS encoding helical backbone metal receptor has product MTMRRMERSVGVGALVLFVPLLFWVACVVLAENDLNTIKPDNILKDISAKPPMRIVSLVPSLTETLFVLGLGDRLVGITDFCEHLPAARTIPSIGTCLEPSIEAIAAKHPDLVLCGSDQQSLARRLAGLGIETVQIHQIALDDIPLAIRRIGEMCGVPDAAASAAARFQSRLDAVAETVRNRPRPRVLLAVGRDVSGGRIEQAYVAAPGAYHDELLRLAGAENAWRGKALTAYPVVTQEGLMSLNPDVVIDLVPDPDRQPGGIEGLKAAWAAVPGMTAVASGQVALLTEPHLSIPGPDSAAEAAERLARLIHPEANWHPAETRPMP; this is encoded by the coding sequence ATGACGATGCGCCGAATGGAGCGTTCGGTCGGGGTTGGCGCCCTGGTCCTGTTCGTGCCGCTTCTTTTCTGGGTCGCCTGCGTGGTGCTCGCCGAAAACGATCTGAATACCATAAAACCAGATAATATATTGAAAGATATTTCGGCAAAGCCGCCGATGCGCATCGTCTCGCTCGTGCCGAGCCTGACCGAGACGTTGTTCGTTCTCGGTCTCGGCGACCGGCTCGTCGGGATCACGGATTTCTGCGAACACCTTCCCGCCGCGCGAACGATCCCGTCGATCGGCACATGCCTCGAGCCGAGCATCGAAGCCATCGCCGCGAAGCATCCCGACCTGGTCCTGTGCGGGTCCGATCAGCAGAGCCTCGCCCGTCGTCTCGCCGGACTGGGCATCGAGACGGTCCAGATTCATCAGATCGCGCTCGACGACATTCCGCTGGCAATCCGGCGCATCGGGGAGATGTGCGGGGTCCCGGACGCCGCCGCGTCCGCCGCGGCCCGGTTCCAGTCCCGGCTGGACGCGGTCGCCGAAACCGTCCGAAACCGTCCCCGACCGCGGGTGTTGCTTGCCGTCGGCCGCGACGTCTCGGGCGGCCGGATCGAGCAGGCATACGTCGCGGCGCCCGGCGCGTATCACGACGAACTTCTCCGGCTCGCGGGCGCCGAAAACGCCTGGCGTGGCAAGGCCCTGACGGCGTATCCCGTCGTGACCCAGGAAGGTCTGATGAGCCTGAACCCCGACGTCGTCATCGACCTCGTTCCCGACCCCGACCGCCAACCCGGCGGCATCGAGGGACTGAAAGCCGCATGGGCCGCCGTTCCGGGCATGACCGCCGTCGCATCCGGCCAGGTCGCCCTCCTTACCGAGCCCCACCTGTCGATTCCGGGCCCCGACTCCGCCGCCGAAGCCGCCGAACGGCTGGCCAGGCTCATCCACCCCGAGGCGAACTGGCATCCTGCGGAAACGAGGCCGATGCCATGA